A stretch of the Acyrthosiphon pisum isolate AL4f chromosome A2, pea_aphid_22Mar2018_4r6ur, whole genome shotgun sequence genome encodes the following:
- the LOC100570921 gene encoding uncharacterized protein LOC100570921: MNSLSSEFSSLLSNALTSLGYERLFNIAFVFTVETGFIPTTLAEHFDSTNSNIELAKMVNNVPLNSFWHKNNNIFNAELVMSNQLCHLTGVPNDDLLIITLSYSNVSKCTYFEIDRSIFSINTEHVFHLSLKYKNLVSVPIKCAILEITVGQYPGLCGIPEELISYIITKLNNTSDLYALMRCCKKLYHSVISNQFLWKTLVVEKYKKEKLSTDLIQQPIMDWRTVYYEVNRIKSGRRTIEIIRE, translated from the coding sequence ATGAATTCACTGTCATCCGAGTTTTCATCACTTCTGTCAAATGCACTTACCAGTCTAGGATACGAGCGACTATTCAACATTGCTTTTGTATTCACTGTTGAAACTGGCTTTATTCCAACTACTTTAGCAGAACATTTTGACTCAACgaattcaaatattgaattaGCTAAAATGGTAAACAATGTGCCACTGAATTCATTTtggcataaaaataataatatttttaatgctgAGCTAGTAATGTCTAATCAGTTATGCCATTTAACTGGTGTTCCTAatgatgatttattaattataacattaagttATTCGAATGTATCTAAATGCACTTATTTTGAAATTGACAGAAGCATTTTCAGTATAAATACAGAACATGTATTtcatttatctttaaaatataaaaatttggttaGCGTTCCGATTAAATGTGCCATATTGGAAATCACTGTTGGTCAATATCCTGGTTTGTGTGGAATACCTGAGGAgttgatttcatatattataacaaaactaaACAACACCTCTGATTTGTATGCGCTGATGAGATGctgtaaaaaattgtatcattcaGTGATAAGCAATCAGTTTTTATGGAAAACTTTAGTGGTCGAAAAGTATAAAAAGGAAAAACTATCTACTGATCTAATACAACAACCAATTATGGATTGGAGAACTGTGTATTATGAAGTTAATAGAATAAAATCTGGTAGAAGAACAATCGAAATAATAAgagaatga